A single region of the Triticum dicoccoides isolate Atlit2015 ecotype Zavitan chromosome 2B, WEW_v2.0, whole genome shotgun sequence genome encodes:
- the LOC119363067 gene encoding uncharacterized protein LOC119363067 yields the protein MAASWSSPPWAARPFDDSLPRPRPGPLNPNLTNGSGSCNVKIRKQDMNHLAMNFLVTLGFIDATNSYYHWKCQTDLAVKSSAAGSFTWLASYVTGVVVSMWKESPLLRDAGADMLTVGDVMAVLDFREEVGNHHFLDQRKNVINTVTNPSDLCYGCRGDCWNGGFLG from the exons ATGGCCGCgtcttggagctcgccgccgtggGCTGCGCGCCCCTTCGATGACAGCCTTCCTCGCCCACGTCCAGGTCCTCTCAATCCTAATTTGACGAATGGGAGCGGAAGCTGCAATGTCAAGATCCGCAAGCAGGACATGAACCACCTTGCCATGAATTTCCTCGTCACATTAGGATTCATCGACGCCACCAACAG TTACTATCATTGGAAGTGCCAGACAGATCTCGCCGTCAAGAGTAGCGCTGCAGGGTCATTCACCTGGTTGGCCTCTTATGTAACTGGTGTTGTTGTGTCCATGTGGAAGGAGAGCCCGCTTCTCCGGGACGCCGGCGCTGACATGCTCACCGTAGGCGACGTCATGGCGGTGCTCGACTTCAGGGAGGAGGTCGGCAACCACCACTTCTTGGACCAA CGTAAAAATGTCATAAATACAGTCACAAACCCATCAGATCTATGCTATGGATGCCGTGGTGATTGCTGGAACGGAGGGTTCCTGGGATGA